Proteins from one Nitrospirota bacterium genomic window:
- the atpB gene encoding F0F1 ATP synthase subunit A produces the protein MAEPPVFLHMLLPNIPPYVSYSWLAMLILIGAALAVRNKISLVPAGLQNFLETIAEFSLSLSNSTIGHHWGDKFYPLIGTLLLYIGLSNFMGLIPGFESPTSNINMTASMAIPVFLATHYYGVKVHGVKYFNHFLGPIRSVYALPLMILMFFIELIGHLVRPITLSVRLFGNMIAKHMILVILAILAPAIVPVVILGLGVLVSVIQAYVFILLTCLYLAGAVEEAH, from the coding sequence GTGGCAGAACCACCAGTCTTTTTGCATATGCTGTTGCCGAACATCCCTCCGTATGTTTCCTATTCATGGCTCGCCATGCTCATCCTGATCGGGGCGGCGCTCGCCGTCAGGAACAAGATCAGCCTCGTCCCGGCAGGGCTTCAGAACTTTCTGGAGACCATCGCGGAGTTTTCCCTCTCGCTCTCGAACTCGACGATCGGCCACCACTGGGGCGACAAGTTCTATCCGCTGATCGGCACGCTGCTGCTGTATATCGGCCTCAGCAACTTCATGGGCCTCATTCCGGGCTTCGAGTCGCCGACGAGCAATATCAATATGACGGCGTCGATGGCGATCCCCGTCTTCCTCGCGACGCACTACTACGGCGTAAAAGTCCACGGTGTAAAATATTTCAACCATTTCCTCGGGCCGATCAGGTCCGTGTATGCGCTGCCCCTGATGATCCTGATGTTCTTTATCGAGCTCATCGGCCACCTGGTGCGGCCCATCACCCTTTCCGTTCGGCTCTTCGGCAACATGATAGCGAAGCATATGATCCTCGTGATCCTCGCTATCCTTGCCCCGGCCATTGTCCCGGTGGTCATTCTCGGTCTCGGCGTGCTGGTCAGCGTCATACAGGCATACGTCTTCATTCTTCTTACCTGTCTGTATCTCGCCGGCGCGGTCGAGGAAGCGCACTGA
- the atpE gene encoding ATP synthase F0 subunit C: MKKFFALMVVTLLALALVAPAFAEEAAAAGGAKPSYNGMIVLGLGLAIGLAALGTGIGQGLGLKGAAEGVARNPGASGKITTTLIIGLAMIESLAIYALVVVLIVLFVNPLGF; encoded by the coding sequence ATGAAAAAGTTTTTCGCACTGATGGTGGTAACGCTCCTTGCCCTTGCCCTCGTCGCTCCGGCATTCGCCGAAGAGGCGGCTGCAGCGGGCGGTGCAAAGCCGAGCTATAACGGCATGATCGTCCTCGGTCTCGGTCTCGCTATCGGCCTCGCCGCCCTCGGGACCGGCATCGGCCAGGGCCTCGGCCTGAAGGGTGCAGCAGAGGGAGTCGCAAGAAACCCCGGCGCATCGGGCAAGATCACGACGACGCTCATTATCGGTCTCGCGATGATCGAGTCTCTCGCCATTTATGCTCTTGTTGTCGTTCTTATCGTGCTTTTCGTCAATCCTCTCGGATTTTAA